From Amycolatopsis sp. WQ 127309:
TCGTCGACGAGATGCTCGCGGACAAGGTCTACGGCGAGGTGCTCTCGTTCGCGTGGGCGGTCAAGACCGACGTCAACCACCCGATGCGCTTGGCGCTGGACAAGTTCCTCGGCGAGTTCGCACAGGACCTGCAGACCAACCCGGACGTGATGGCCCGCGCCGAGCAGGTCAAGGGCCAGATCGTGCACCACGAAGAGGTGCAGCGGCTGATCGGCTCGGCCTGGAGCACGGCCAAGGAGATGCTCCTCAACGCGGCGGAGGACCCGTCGAGCGAACTGCGCCGGCGCGTCCGCCTGGGCCTGATGTCCCTGGGCACGCGCTTGGTCGAGGACGACCAGATGCGCGGCAAGGTGGACGGCTGGGTCGAGGGTGGCGCGGTGTACCTGGTGAAGAACTACTCCCAGGAGATCACCACGATCATCACGGACACGGTGGAGCGCTGGGACGCCGAGGAGACGTCCCGCAAGATCGAGCTCCAAGTGGGCCGTGACCTGCAGTTCATCCGCATCAACGGCACCGTCGTGGGCGCGCTCGCCGGGCTCGTCATCTACGCCGTGGCGGAGCTGCTGTTCTGACGGCCGTTCCGTATACCACACCCGAGAGAGGTTCAAACCAGTTGTCCACAGGAAGCTGAGTTATCCCCCGGGTTATCCACAACTTTTCACGGTGATGGCCTAACGGCTGTCCACAACGTGTGGGGGCAACCCCGCCCGGGCCGTGGATATGTGGTGCTGGTGTGGCGAGTTGTCCACAGCTGGTCGGGGGTCGACCGCTCGGATGAGAGTCTCAACCAGTGGCCGCGCGCGCCCGCCAGCCGCGCGCCTTCTCGCGGTTGCCGCAGACGCGCATCGAGCACCAGGTCCGCGACCGGTTGCGCGACTCGTCGTAGAACGCCCACAGGCACGTGTCGGCGGGGCAGATCTTCAGCCGGATCCAGTCGCCGCGCACGACCAGGCGGGTGCAGGCGGCGAACACCGCGCCGACGACGTCGTCCGCCATCAGCGCCGGGCCGGCGTCGGTGAGGGAGATCCGGGTGCCCACGTCGACGCTGCCGCCGGGCAGCCGCGGATCGCCGATCGAGGCCCGCAGCGCGTCCCGCGCCGCACGGGCCTCGGCGGCCGGATTGGCCGTCAGCGCGTGCCCGGCGGCCCACTCGCGCCACGGCCCGGGCTGTTCGAGCAGGTCCGCGCCCTCTTCGACGTTGACCGTGTTGAGGAACTCCACCACGAGGGAAGCGTCGGTGTGCACCGAACCAGTGTACGGCGGAAGGTGGTTGCACCCTCGTGCGCTAACCCACATAATTCGTTCACTGGTTATCCGTGATCGAAGGGAGCGACGATGGGTGCGGTACCGACGCTGGGTGTGGTGGCCATCGACTGCCCCGACCCGGTGGCCCTGGCCGGGTTCTACCGGGCGGTGCTGGACTGGGGCGCACCCGACGTCTCCGACGACGGCCACTGGGTGACGCTGCCCAACCCGGCCGGCGGCGCGGGCATCGCGTTCCAGCGGGTGCCCGACTACCGGCCGCCGGCGTGGCCGTCCGCGGACAACCCGCAGCAGATGCACCTCGATCTCGAGGTCACGGACATGGAAGCGGCGCACGCGCGCGTGCTGGATCTGGGCGCGAAGCTCCTGGACGACAAGCCGAAGGGGTTCCGCGTCTACGCCGATCCGGTGGGCCACCCGTTCTGCCTCTGCGCCTGCTGAGCCGAACATGCGTAGTCTCGGATGAGTGATTTGTCCGAAGTGTCAGAACCAGATGCGAACCGTGGACAAGAACGGCGTCCACATCGACCAGTGCGAGGGCTGCCGCGGGATCTTCCTGGACCGCGGTGAGCTCGAAGCCATCGCCGGTGCGGAAACCTCCTTCTACGGCGGCCAGCAGCCACCGCCGTACGGCGGGGCGGCTCCGCAGTATGGCGGGGCGGCCCCGCAGTACGGCCGGTCCGACTCGCCGCGCCCGTACCGGGGTGGCGGCTACCCGGACTCGCCGAAGGGGTACCGCGGCGGCGGTTACTCGGACTCGCCGCGGCCGCACCGCGGCGGGTATTCGGATTCGCCGAGGCCGCACGGCCACGGCCACCGCAAGCGCGGCTTCCTCGAGAACCTCTTCGACTGAAGTGGCG
This genomic window contains:
- a CDS encoding VOC family protein, yielding MGAVPTLGVVAIDCPDPVALAGFYRAVLDWGAPDVSDDGHWVTLPNPAGGAGIAFQRVPDYRPPAWPSADNPQQMHLDLEVTDMEAAHARVLDLGAKLLDDKPKGFRVYADPVGHPFCLCAC
- a CDS encoding CGNR zinc finger domain-containing protein, which translates into the protein MHTDASLVVEFLNTVNVEEGADLLEQPGPWREWAAGHALTANPAAEARAARDALRASIGDPRLPGGSVDVGTRISLTDAGPALMADDVVGAVFAACTRLVVRGDWIRLKICPADTCLWAFYDESRNRSRTWCSMRVCGNREKARGWRARAATG
- a CDS encoding zf-TFIIB domain-containing protein; the encoded protein is MICPKCQNQMRTVDKNGVHIDQCEGCRGIFLDRGELEAIAGAETSFYGGQQPPPYGGAAPQYGGAAPQYGRSDSPRPYRGGGYPDSPKGYRGGGYSDSPRPHRGGYSDSPRPHGHGHRKRGFLENLFD